The Amycolatopsis japonica nucleotide sequence CCGCGATCGGGCTGCGGCACCGCGTACACGCCGATCCGCGCGCGTCGGGGGACGAGGAGGACACCGCGCGGGTCGTCGTCGAGGCGCTGGACATCGACGACGGGGTCCGGGTCGCCAAGACCGGACGCGCCGTCCTGCTCCCCGGCACCCGGCCGGGACCGGCCGTGGCACTGCGCACCGAACTGGACGCGCTGCCGGTCACCGAGCGCACCGGGGTGCCGTGGGCTTCGGAGACGCCGCTGATGCACGCGTGCGGACACGACGTCCACATGGCCGCGCTCGTCGCCACCGTCCGCGCGGCCGCCGTGGTCGGGGTGCCCCGGCCGCTCGTGGCGCTCCTGCAGCCGCGTGAGGAGACGTCGCCGTCCGGTGCGCTGGACATCGTCGAGTCGGGCGTGCTCACCGAGTACGGCGTCGAGTCGGTCATCGGCGCGCACGTCCAGCCCCGGCTCGCGGCGGGCGTGGTGTCGGCGGTGCCGGGACCGGTCAACGCCTCCACCGACGAGTTCGACGTCGTCGTCCGCGGCCAGGGCGGGCACGCCGGGTATCCGCACCTGCTGCGGGACCCGATCCTCGCGCTCAGCCAGATCGTGGTGAGCCTGCAGCAGCTCGCGAGCCGCCGGGTCGACCCGGTGTTCGGCGCGGTCTGCTCGGTCGGCCGGATCGAAGCCGGGACCACGGCGAACGTCGTGCCGAACGAGGCCCGTCTGTCGGGCTCGCTGCGGCTGATGCGCGCCGAGGACCGCGACCTCGCGCTGGAGGGGCTCGCCGAGGTCGTCCACGGCACCGCCAAGGCGCACGGCTGCCGGGCGGAACTGGAGATCAGCCCGTGCGAACCGGTGCTGCACAACGACGCCGGGCTCACCCAGCGCGCGCACCGGCGGCTCGTCCGGACCGGGGCGGCCGTGGACACCGACTTCCGGTCTTTCGGCGCCGACGACTTCGCGCACTACTGCGGGATGACGCGCGGGCTGATGATGTTCGTCGGCCTCGGCGACACCGCGGGCGCGCCGAGCCTGCACGACGAACTGTTCCTGCCGCCCGACGCCGCCATCGGGCAGGTCGCGTCCGCGCTGATCGCGGGCTATTTGGCCGCCGTCGAGGGCTGACGCCCCCAAGAAGTCGACGAAGCGCTACGGTGGCCGACGTGAATACCGCCTCGGCAGCGTTCCTCGCGACCATCCCCAGCCCCGACCAGGGCGTCTGGCATATCGGGCCGGTCCCGATCCGGGCATACGCGCTCTGCATCATCGCCGGCATCATCGTGGCGATCTGGCTGGGCGAGCGGCGCTGGGTGAACCGCGGCGGCACGAAGGGCACCGTCATCGACGTCGCCGTCTTCGCGGTGCCGTTCGGCCTGGTCGGCGGCCGGTTGTACCACGTCATCACCGACAACCAGCTGTACTTCGGCGAGGGCAAGAACCCGCTCAACGCGCTGAAGATCTGGGACGGCGGCCTCGGGATCTGGGGCGCCATCGCGCTCGGCGCCGTCGGCGCGCTGATCGCCTGCCGCCGCCGGGGCATCCCGCTGCCCGCGATGGCGGACGCGCTCGCGCCGGGGATCGTGATCGCGCAGGCGATCGGGCGGCTCGGCAACTACTTCAACCAGGAGCTCTACGGCGCGCACACCGATCTGCCGTGGGGGCTGGAGATCTACCAGCGCTACAACCCGACCAACCCGGACGACTTCCTGAACGGGATCGCGATCGGGCACGTCCCGCTGCCGGACAGCCCGGTGCACCCGACGTTCCTCTACGAGCTGATCTGGAACCTCGGTGTCGCGCTGCTGGTCATCTGGGCGGACAAGAAGTTCCGCCTCGGCCACGGCCGCGTGTTCGCGCTGTACGTCGCCGGGTACACCGCGGGCCGGTTCTGGATCGAGATGATGCGGACCGACACCGCGAACCACATCCTCGGCCTGCGGGTCAACGTGTGGACCTCGATCCTGCTGTTCGCCGCGGCGATCGCGTACTTCGTACTGGCCGCCAAGCGTGGGCCGAGGGAAGCGCCGGAAACGCTGTGGAGCAAGGATGTGCCGCGGGACGACGCCGACTCCGCCTCGGGCGCCTCCGCTTCGGCCGACTCCGAGACCGCTGAGCCTTCCGAGACCCACGCGGAGGTCGCCGCGGCTCCGGACACCGTCCGGGACTCCGCCGCCGACAAGGCGACCGAGGACCCGAAGCCCGACGCCGAGAAGTAGCGCTCTTTGGTACGTGAAGGCCCCCTTCATTGCGCTAGACGCAATGAAGGGGGCCTTCACGTACTTCCGCCCTTCCGTCGCGAGTGCCATGAAAGGTCCTTTCCTTGCAAAATTTGCAAGGAAAGGACCTTTCATGGCATCGGGACTCGCTGCGGTGAGTCGCGTGTCCAGACGGACGACACATGTGTCCAGACGGACGACACGCGTGATCACGTGGACGGCACGCGAGAGGACCTGGCCGCGACCCGTGTCGTCCGTCCCGTCACGCGTGTCGTCCGTCTGATCACGCGTGTCGTCCAGGCAGTCACGTGAAAGTGCCGCGCCTCAGGGAGAGACCAGGCCCCGTCCCGTCACCAAAGGCAGGTCCAGCGCCGTCAGCAGCCCCGGCGGAGCCGCCACCACCGCCGGGATCGCGTTCACCAGCCGCATCGCGGTCGCCTTCAGCCCGGCGGTGTTGTGGTCG carries:
- a CDS encoding M20 metallopeptidase family protein: MTELDELQDRWEAAVEAELPSAIGLRHRVHADPRASGDEEDTARVVVEALDIDDGVRVAKTGRAVLLPGTRPGPAVALRTELDALPVTERTGVPWASETPLMHACGHDVHMAALVATVRAAAVVGVPRPLVALLQPREETSPSGALDIVESGVLTEYGVESVIGAHVQPRLAAGVVSAVPGPVNASTDEFDVVVRGQGGHAGYPHLLRDPILALSQIVVSLQQLASRRVDPVFGAVCSVGRIEAGTTANVVPNEARLSGSLRLMRAEDRDLALEGLAEVVHGTAKAHGCRAELEISPCEPVLHNDAGLTQRAHRRLVRTGAAVDTDFRSFGADDFAHYCGMTRGLMMFVGLGDTAGAPSLHDELFLPPDAAIGQVASALIAGYLAAVEG
- the lgt gene encoding prolipoprotein diacylglyceryl transferase, which produces MADVNTASAAFLATIPSPDQGVWHIGPVPIRAYALCIIAGIIVAIWLGERRWVNRGGTKGTVIDVAVFAVPFGLVGGRLYHVITDNQLYFGEGKNPLNALKIWDGGLGIWGAIALGAVGALIACRRRGIPLPAMADALAPGIVIAQAIGRLGNYFNQELYGAHTDLPWGLEIYQRYNPTNPDDFLNGIAIGHVPLPDSPVHPTFLYELIWNLGVALLVIWADKKFRLGHGRVFALYVAGYTAGRFWIEMMRTDTANHILGLRVNVWTSILLFAAAIAYFVLAAKRGPREAPETLWSKDVPRDDADSASGASASADSETAEPSETHAEVAAAPDTVRDSAADKATEDPKPDAEK